The proteins below come from a single Pseudomonas chlororaphis genomic window:
- a CDS encoding FAD-binding monooxygenase, protein MNTLSTLAPTYFKRPGSAPTVMIVGAGPIGLSLAIMLKKWGVGFRIIEKNAGPSTATKAMAIHSRTLEIFRDLGIADQAVRDGFTINQFSVQSNAKRVLNYNFSYLDATYPLLLSLPQPQTEKLLLERLNELGAQVEWNTELVDLQNQPDAVNMTLRHADGHEETLTTRWVAACDGARSNIRKRLDMTFEGSSYDRFFMLADADIEWSGSKDEGAFFLGAQDGYVAVAPISAQSRYRLFIEMPYNLPPEGERPSLSLENFQRLCEGRGQKMTLSNISSTTIASFQHRRVQTMQQGSVFLVGDSAHIGSPIGGQWMNLGVSEAYNLAWKMAYVDQGLAEPTLLDSYNDERYPVALEVENTAHRLTGLITVRQRALVWLRDNVLPLLSNRKKVQRKLPSMISGHQYHYAKSDYIQESLTKKQRKNWYRKGQKPEFQSAAPRAGQLAPDVELWQLQGLPAKRLIDLFHGTFTLLVFTGADQFSPLLPGYYTLAQTVEKDYPGIKAYCVIDALSSAGLPAWHSTLLDPDWRLHKRYHASEGTLMLIRPDGYIAFQGADAMTLVAYLNLRSGLLKGATRTTPSEVDAVELQL, encoded by the coding sequence ATGAACACTCTGAGCACGTTGGCCCCCACGTATTTCAAGCGCCCTGGCAGCGCCCCCACCGTCATGATCGTAGGCGCCGGCCCGATTGGCCTGTCTCTGGCGATCATGCTGAAAAAGTGGGGGGTTGGCTTTCGCATCATCGAAAAGAACGCCGGCCCTTCCACCGCGACCAAGGCCATGGCGATCCATTCGCGCACCCTGGAAATCTTCCGCGACCTGGGCATCGCCGATCAAGCCGTCAGGGATGGGTTCACCATCAACCAGTTTTCGGTGCAGTCGAACGCCAAGCGGGTGTTGAACTACAACTTCTCCTACCTGGATGCGACGTACCCGTTGCTGCTGAGCCTGCCGCAGCCGCAGACCGAGAAACTGCTGCTGGAGCGGCTCAATGAACTGGGCGCGCAGGTCGAGTGGAACACCGAGCTGGTGGACCTGCAAAACCAGCCCGACGCCGTGAACATGACCCTGCGGCACGCCGACGGCCACGAAGAAACGCTGACCACCCGCTGGGTGGCCGCCTGCGACGGCGCACGCAGCAACATCCGCAAACGCCTGGACATGACGTTCGAAGGTTCGTCCTACGACCGCTTCTTCATGCTGGCCGACGCCGACATCGAGTGGTCCGGCAGCAAGGACGAAGGCGCCTTCTTCCTCGGCGCGCAGGACGGCTACGTGGCGGTCGCGCCGATCAGTGCCCAGTCTCGCTATCGCCTGTTCATCGAGATGCCCTACAACCTGCCGCCGGAAGGCGAGCGCCCTTCCCTGAGCCTGGAAAACTTCCAGCGGTTGTGCGAAGGACGCGGGCAGAAGATGACGCTGTCCAACATCTCGTCGACCACTATCGCCTCGTTCCAGCATCGCCGCGTGCAGACCATGCAGCAGGGTTCGGTATTCCTGGTGGGCGACTCCGCGCACATCGGCAGCCCGATCGGCGGGCAATGGATGAACCTGGGGGTTTCCGAGGCCTATAACCTGGCGTGGAAAATGGCCTACGTCGACCAGGGGCTGGCGGAGCCCACCCTGCTCGACAGCTACAACGACGAGCGCTACCCGGTCGCCCTCGAAGTCGAGAACACCGCCCACCGCCTGACCGGCCTGATCACCGTCCGCCAACGCGCGCTGGTCTGGCTGCGGGACAATGTCCTGCCGCTGTTGAGCAACCGCAAGAAGGTCCAGCGCAAGCTGCCGTCGATGATTTCCGGTCACCAATACCACTACGCTAAAAGCGATTACATCCAGGAGTCGCTGACGAAGAAACAGCGCAAGAACTGGTACCGCAAAGGCCAGAAGCCCGAGTTCCAGAGCGCGGCGCCGCGCGCGGGGCAATTGGCGCCGGATGTCGAGCTGTGGCAACTGCAAGGGCTGCCGGCAAAACGCTTGATCGACCTGTTCCACGGCACTTTCACGCTGCTGGTGTTCACCGGGGCCGATCAGTTTTCACCGCTGCTGCCGGGCTATTACACCCTGGCCCAGACCGTGGAAAAAGACTACCCGGGCATCAAGGCCTATTGCGTGATCGACGCCCTCAGCAGCGCCGGATTGCCCGCCTGGCATTCGACGTTGCTCGACCCTGACTGGCGGCTGCACAAGCGCTACCACGCCAGCGAGGGCACGCTGATGCTGATTCGTCCTGATGGCTACATTGCCTTCCAGGGCGCCGACGCCATGACCCTGGTGGCGTATCTGAACCTGAGGTCCGGGTTACTCAAGGGTGCCACAAGAACAACACCGTCCGAGGTTGACGCAGTAGAACTCCAACTTTAA
- a CDS encoding haloacid dehalogenase: MQADNTQPVLAVFDFDGTLTDRHTFWRYMRYIAGTRSFWLRIIPLLPKMLSVVVGITPLMQARLAFIACYLGGLSVDDEREHAKYFITELLPLWLRPEALRRLQWHQSMGHVTALVSNSPENYLIPWGQAVGFDYVCGTRLATAKNKLTGSICGTNCVEREKVTRLKGCLSNLDDFYIYAYGDSSGDDALLGIAHSPFYRNWY; the protein is encoded by the coding sequence ATGCAAGCTGACAACACCCAACCGGTACTGGCCGTCTTCGATTTCGACGGCACGTTGACCGACCGGCACACGTTCTGGCGCTACATGCGCTACATCGCCGGCACCCGGTCGTTCTGGCTCAGGATCATTCCCCTGTTGCCGAAAATGCTCAGCGTGGTCGTCGGGATCACCCCATTGATGCAAGCCCGGCTGGCCTTCATCGCCTGTTATCTGGGCGGCCTGTCCGTGGACGATGAGCGCGAGCACGCCAAGTACTTCATCACCGAACTGTTGCCACTGTGGCTGCGCCCCGAGGCCCTGCGCCGGTTGCAATGGCACCAGTCCATGGGCCACGTCACCGCGCTGGTCAGTAACTCGCCCGAGAATTACCTGATCCCCTGGGGCCAGGCGGTGGGTTTCGACTACGTCTGCGGCACTCGCCTGGCCACAGCGAAAAACAAACTGACGGGCAGCATTTGCGGCACCAATTGCGTTGAGAGAGAGAAAGTCACACGGCTCAAGGGCTGCTTGAGCAACCTCGATGACTTCTACATTTATGCCTACGGCGACTCATCTGGCGACGATGCCCTGCTCGGCATCGCTCACTCTCCCTTCTACAGAAATTGGTACTGA
- a CDS encoding polyketide synthase produces MRLQLNDVVQEFIVSNGKIAHSYFSLSEKIIDSLCESNVAKESILMRLLEQAESVTAHYFSAHKQVIEGVYAQGIDAPVNKPVAVLETVHATAPILAAAPVVEAPAALDYAQWLRAEIASATGFKQEQIDFDQSFESLGIDSLGLVDIFESLAQHFPEKQAQTSQLFDAPTPTALLARLEADPQAPAVDVQAWVLAQLATITGFSAEQIDLNQSYEGLGLDSLVQLDFLESVVATWPQLKANSSELANAKYPQATIALIDAALAGPGPEACEPAPAAVTAETPAPAHNLLLDTLSPLVADTAQSIDVQTPFAQLGLNGFSRETLCQSMAQHCSASEFAGEALMSRRTPQDALSLLARLG; encoded by the coding sequence ATGCGCTTGCAACTTAACGATGTTGTGCAGGAATTCATCGTGTCCAATGGAAAAATAGCCCACAGCTATTTTTCCCTTTCGGAAAAGATCATCGATTCACTGTGCGAATCCAATGTCGCCAAGGAATCGATCCTGATGCGCCTGCTGGAGCAGGCCGAGTCCGTCACCGCGCATTACTTCAGCGCGCACAAGCAAGTCATCGAAGGGGTCTATGCCCAAGGCATCGACGCCCCGGTGAACAAGCCGGTTGCGGTGCTCGAAACGGTCCACGCCACGGCGCCGATCCTGGCCGCGGCACCCGTCGTCGAAGCACCTGCGGCACTCGACTACGCCCAATGGCTGCGCGCCGAGATTGCCTCGGCCACCGGCTTCAAGCAGGAGCAGATCGACTTCGATCAAAGTTTCGAGAGCCTGGGCATCGACTCCCTGGGGCTGGTGGACATCTTCGAATCCCTCGCCCAGCACTTCCCGGAAAAGCAGGCGCAAACCTCGCAGTTGTTCGATGCGCCCACCCCGACGGCCCTGCTGGCTCGCCTTGAAGCCGACCCACAAGCGCCCGCGGTGGATGTGCAAGCCTGGGTACTGGCGCAACTGGCGACCATCACCGGTTTTTCGGCCGAGCAGATCGACCTGAACCAAAGCTACGAAGGCCTGGGCCTCGACTCGCTGGTGCAACTGGACTTCCTCGAATCCGTGGTCGCCACGTGGCCACAGCTCAAGGCCAACAGCTCCGAGTTGGCCAACGCCAAGTACCCGCAGGCGACCATCGCCCTGATCGATGCCGCCCTTGCCGGCCCAGGGCCCGAGGCCTGTGAACCCGCCCCGGCGGCGGTCACGGCCGAGACGCCGGCGCCGGCCCACAACCTGCTGCTCGACACACTGTCGCCGCTGGTCGCGGACACGGCGCAGTCGATCGATGTCCAGACACCGTTCGCCCAATTGGGCCTCAATGGCTTCAGCCGCGAAACGCTCTGCCAATCCATGGCCCAACACTGCTCGGCCAGTGAGTTTGCCGGCGAAGCGCTGATGTCCCGTCGCACGCCCCAGGACGCCCTGTCACTGCTGGCAAGGCTGGGCTGA
- a CDS encoding polyketide synthase translates to MSGAVTTAGDFCFSAMAGEFPGASSIDALWHLLSQGQIAPIESMPARWELDKASIYSAKPGERNRVYLDSAFCLTDAPETPSRHEGRQVAIGQKVLQTLLGQLAAQGSALTCERTALVVATSWSDESFFVSGIAAKAAAEQGYTPGEQVAELAAAVGLGGPALSVDTACSSFPYAIDMAQALVNSGQADNAIVMALNTVLPPALFLGFSQLTAFSARAQMEAFGQDADGIVPGECAVAFLVEPVAQALLAQRQPLGVLRALGLSADGAEGSVFAPGKQAQFTAYQRAYADLDPSDVDYIETHGTGTPLGDATELASLNSFFAGHRPDDRKITIGSIKSVIGHPLAAAGGPSLAKALMILRHKGIPPQPGYRPSAKVDETCLRLATGQVQPLAERSSAIRVGISSFGFGGANAHLVVDEYVPGHALAAPRVAPGVLMLDLAIVEAEAALGSHSSLHAFQQQFDQPAAPSVVFPYGRFVDYTVTPEQPLLQGKFLAQDQLIDIDGFGMGPKPLAHVDPFKLLITDRVNHLLRRLPGVAGSPDTAMVMCCNMGGERFSNAYSSAHHFYGHAEGTPPGVEVTDVATMLPNMLSGYPAQIFDFRGFHQTLVGTTGLFWQTLLASPQWFNDGITTLLLGAGRFISGEIEVERAQRSPVLQGEGLGVFALRRHQADAREKPLLVIRAAVLAHAARSLDEACRLAGKPRDQYPHVEVCELQPDPAPAQDSLRDMTGFLAEATGIETLLAVMLRKASHTVIEVRDAGKTVMWLFTEKLREWHQGADATTAPIKLPFMLRFAHSASHELQQLIPPVRPVNLVREPQHDGVDVLQLSDMLTSTLLTGLRVRVRAMEGLFALHRGADAQRPALRPRREENIVIADVRRGPHALQAQLVVNEAHPYFFDHPLDHVPGILLIEGVLQLLELATPPGGRAAYIKRLSIKFQQYVQKETPIQLHLEQGQDAQAFTAKVMQGGQLMCTCVLEMAHSSAFETSPAVAFTAAPCRDKALLHKARAENVIVSEMSGIAQGLSVDTVELPDRHFFHEGDPHHHSMVYFLEVARQCYMQIAHSHLHIPLKTPMNLLALSFTLERPIARNSPLSLAPQPGFDAQLRSFKTNRIYIDLFNRGEKIGQASITAQVLSQSAPAA, encoded by the coding sequence ATGAGTGGCGCAGTGACCACAGCAGGCGATTTCTGCTTCAGTGCGATGGCCGGTGAATTTCCTGGGGCGTCGTCCATCGACGCGCTCTGGCACCTGCTGTCCCAGGGGCAGATAGCGCCCATCGAATCGATGCCGGCCCGTTGGGAACTGGACAAGGCGTCGATCTATTCGGCAAAACCGGGGGAACGCAATCGCGTCTACCTGGACAGCGCCTTTTGCCTGACCGATGCCCCCGAAACCCCTTCGCGACATGAAGGGCGACAAGTCGCTATCGGCCAGAAAGTCCTCCAGACACTGCTCGGCCAACTCGCCGCTCAAGGTTCGGCCCTGACCTGCGAGCGCACGGCCCTGGTGGTGGCGACGTCTTGGAGCGACGAGAGCTTCTTCGTCAGCGGCATAGCCGCCAAAGCCGCTGCAGAGCAAGGCTATACGCCGGGCGAACAGGTGGCGGAACTCGCCGCGGCGGTTGGCCTGGGCGGCCCGGCGCTGTCAGTCGACACCGCTTGCAGTTCGTTTCCCTACGCCATCGACATGGCCCAGGCGCTGGTCAACAGTGGACAGGCCGACAACGCCATCGTCATGGCACTCAACACGGTATTGCCGCCGGCATTGTTCCTCGGCTTCTCTCAACTGACGGCCTTCTCTGCCCGCGCCCAAATGGAAGCCTTCGGCCAGGATGCCGACGGCATCGTGCCGGGCGAGTGCGCGGTAGCCTTTCTGGTCGAGCCCGTCGCCCAGGCCTTGCTTGCCCAGCGCCAACCGTTGGGGGTCCTGCGGGCCCTGGGATTGTCCGCCGACGGCGCCGAAGGCTCAGTGTTCGCGCCCGGAAAACAGGCGCAGTTCACCGCTTACCAGCGCGCCTACGCGGACCTCGACCCGAGCGACGTCGACTACATCGAAACCCACGGCACCGGCACCCCGCTGGGTGATGCCACCGAGCTGGCTTCGCTGAACAGTTTCTTCGCAGGCCACCGCCCCGACGACCGGAAAATCACCATCGGCTCGATCAAGTCGGTCATTGGCCACCCGCTGGCGGCCGCCGGGGGTCCTTCGCTGGCCAAGGCCTTGATGATCCTGCGCCACAAAGGCATTCCTCCCCAACCTGGCTACCGCCCCAGTGCCAAGGTCGACGAGACGTGCCTGCGGCTTGCCACCGGGCAGGTGCAGCCGCTGGCGGAGCGCTCCTCGGCGATCCGCGTCGGCATTTCCAGCTTCGGCTTTGGCGGGGCCAACGCTCACCTGGTGGTGGATGAGTACGTGCCCGGCCACGCGCTCGCCGCCCCTCGGGTTGCTCCCGGCGTGCTGATGCTGGACCTTGCGATTGTCGAAGCCGAAGCCGCGCTGGGCAGCCACAGTTCCTTGCACGCCTTCCAGCAACAGTTCGACCAGCCGGCGGCCCCTTCGGTGGTGTTCCCCTACGGGCGTTTCGTGGATTACACCGTGACGCCCGAGCAACCGTTGCTGCAGGGAAAATTCCTTGCCCAAGACCAGCTCATCGACATCGACGGTTTCGGCATGGGCCCCAAGCCATTGGCCCATGTCGATCCGTTCAAGTTGTTGATCACCGACCGCGTCAATCACCTGCTGCGCCGCCTGCCGGGTGTCGCCGGCTCGCCCGACACGGCGATGGTCATGTGCTGCAACATGGGCGGCGAGCGTTTCAGCAACGCGTACAGCAGCGCCCATCATTTCTACGGCCATGCCGAAGGGACGCCACCGGGTGTTGAGGTCACGGACGTGGCAACCATGCTGCCGAACATGCTGTCCGGGTACCCGGCGCAGATCTTTGACTTCAGGGGTTTCCATCAGACCCTGGTGGGCACCACGGGCCTGTTCTGGCAAACCCTGCTGGCTTCCCCGCAATGGTTCAACGACGGCATCACCACGCTGCTGCTCGGGGCCGGACGCTTTATCAGCGGCGAGATCGAGGTTGAACGGGCCCAGCGCTCCCCGGTCTTGCAAGGTGAAGGGCTGGGTGTATTTGCCCTGCGCCGTCATCAGGCAGACGCCCGCGAAAAACCCTTGCTGGTGATTCGCGCGGCCGTGCTGGCCCACGCTGCCCGTTCGCTGGACGAAGCCTGCCGCCTGGCCGGCAAGCCGCGCGATCAATACCCCCATGTCGAGGTCTGCGAGCTGCAACCTGATCCAGCGCCTGCACAGGATTCGCTGCGGGACATGACCGGTTTCCTGGCTGAAGCCACGGGTATCGAAACCCTGTTGGCGGTGATGTTGCGCAAGGCGAGCCACACCGTGATCGAGGTGCGCGACGCCGGCAAGACAGTGATGTGGTTGTTCACCGAAAAACTTCGCGAATGGCACCAGGGCGCAGACGCCACGACCGCCCCCATCAAATTGCCGTTCATGCTGCGGTTCGCCCATTCAGCGTCCCACGAACTGCAGCAACTCATCCCACCCGTGCGGCCGGTCAACCTGGTGCGCGAGCCGCAGCACGACGGTGTCGATGTGTTGCAGCTCAGCGACATGCTCACCAGCACGCTGCTGACCGGGCTACGGGTCCGGGTCCGCGCCATGGAAGGCCTCTTCGCCCTGCACCGGGGGGCTGACGCCCAGCGTCCGGCGCTGCGGCCGCGTCGCGAGGAAAATATCGTGATCGCCGACGTCCGGCGAGGTCCGCATGCCTTGCAGGCGCAGCTGGTGGTCAACGAGGCCCACCCTTACTTCTTCGATCACCCGCTGGACCACGTCCCCGGCATCCTGTTGATCGAAGGCGTGCTGCAATTGCTCGAACTCGCCACGCCGCCGGGTGGCCGCGCCGCCTACATCAAACGCCTGAGCATCAAGTTCCAGCAGTACGTGCAAAAAGAAACGCCGATTCAATTGCACCTGGAACAGGGCCAGGATGCGCAGGCGTTCACCGCCAAAGTCATGCAGGGCGGCCAGTTGATGTGCACCTGCGTGCTCGAAATGGCCCACAGCTCGGCGTTCGAGACCTCGCCGGCCGTGGCGTTCACCGCCGCGCCCTGCCGCGACAAGGCGCTGCTGCACAAGGCTCGCGCAGAAAACGTCATCGTCAGTGAGATGAGCGGGATCGCCCAGGGCTTGAGCGTGGACACGGTGGAACTACCGGACCGGCACTTCTTCCATGAGGGCGATCCGCACCACCATTCGATGGTGTATTTCCTCGAAGTGGCCCGCCAGTGCTACATGCAGATTGCCCACAGTCACCTGCATATCCCGCTCAAGACCCCCATGAACCTGCTGGCCTTGAGCTTCACCCTGGAGCGGCCCATTGCGCGCAACAGTCCGCTGTCGCTGGCGCCACAACCCGGGTTCGATGCGCAGTTGCGGTCGTTCAAGACCAACCGCATCTACATCGACCTGTTCAACCGTGGCGAAAAAATCGGTCAGGCCAGCATCACCGCCCAGGTGCTGAGCCAGTCCGCGCCCGCCGCCTGA
- a CDS encoding oxidoreductase has product MEYAFVTGATGLLGNNVVHALLQRKIKVKALVRSLEKGRKQFGDLPVELVEGDMLDVDAFSHALQGCDALFHTAAYFRDSYKGGKHWQKLYDTNVTGTERLLQVAYAAGIRRAVHTSSIAVLKGNRDQVIDETMSRSEQEADDYYLSKILSEQKVQAFLMQHPDMFIAMVLPGWMFGPGDIGPTSSGQFLLDFVGQKLPGVLPGSFSVVDARDVAEHQIAAITRGRSGERYLAAGNHMDMKSIFQALASVSGIKAPERKVPLLMLRIIALVYEGYYRLTKKPVLISTSTVKLMEQEQGRTHFSHQKSSRELDCKFRPVSETLTDTLNWYRNNNYLDA; this is encoded by the coding sequence ATGGAATATGCCTTCGTTACAGGCGCTACGGGCCTGCTTGGGAACAACGTCGTCCATGCGCTGCTACAGCGCAAAATCAAGGTGAAAGCGCTGGTTCGCTCCCTTGAAAAGGGGCGCAAGCAGTTCGGCGACCTGCCCGTTGAACTGGTGGAAGGCGACATGCTCGATGTCGACGCTTTCAGCCATGCCCTGCAAGGTTGCGACGCCCTGTTCCATACGGCCGCCTATTTCCGCGACAGCTACAAAGGCGGAAAGCACTGGCAAAAACTCTACGACACCAACGTCACCGGCACCGAACGTCTGCTGCAAGTCGCTTATGCCGCCGGCATCCGTCGTGCCGTGCATACCTCTTCCATTGCCGTGCTCAAGGGCAACCGGGATCAAGTCATCGACGAAACCATGTCTCGCAGTGAGCAGGAAGCGGACGATTACTACTTGAGCAAGATATTGTCCGAGCAGAAGGTCCAAGCGTTTCTAATGCAGCACCCCGACATGTTCATCGCCATGGTATTGCCGGGCTGGATGTTTGGTCCCGGTGATATTGGCCCGACCTCCTCGGGACAGTTCCTGCTCGATTTTGTAGGACAAAAACTCCCTGGTGTTCTTCCTGGAAGTTTTTCCGTGGTCGACGCCCGTGACGTGGCTGAGCATCAGATCGCAGCCATCACCCGCGGTCGTTCCGGCGAACGTTATCTGGCCGCCGGCAACCACATGGACATGAAGAGTATTTTCCAGGCGCTCGCCAGTGTCAGTGGAATCAAGGCACCGGAACGCAAAGTACCTTTGCTCATGTTGCGCATCATCGCCCTGGTCTACGAAGGTTATTACCGTCTTACCAAGAAACCGGTGTTGATCAGCACTTCCACGGTCAAACTCATGGAACAAGAGCAAGGCCGCACACACTTCAGCCATCAAAAGAGTTCAAGGGAGCTGGACTGCAAGTTCCGCCCTGTCAGTGAAACCCTGACCGATACGCTGAACTGGTATCGAAACAATAACTACCTAGATGCTTGA
- a CDS encoding polyketide cyclase, whose translation MNDVNVQIVVKSPPSEIWKIWSDFSQAPLWDTDVRHCELEGPFQAGTHGKCVLKNGLNMPLKLEAVSLHESYRNTAKLLWIDLEFDHRMRRLSSEETHVIHSARISGPLSFLYRGLLRKALTAAMTKALDNLCSLAEQRTNTSRSPAEKTAAHLHLV comes from the coding sequence GTGAACGATGTAAACGTGCAAATCGTAGTCAAATCGCCGCCTTCCGAGATCTGGAAGATCTGGAGCGATTTCTCCCAAGCGCCGCTGTGGGACACCGACGTTCGCCACTGCGAACTCGAGGGTCCATTCCAGGCCGGGACGCACGGCAAATGTGTTCTCAAGAACGGGTTGAACATGCCCCTGAAACTGGAGGCCGTGAGCCTGCACGAGAGCTACCGCAACACCGCGAAGCTGCTGTGGATCGACCTTGAGTTCGATCATCGGATGCGCAGGCTTTCATCCGAAGAGACCCATGTCATCCATAGCGCGAGGATCTCCGGTCCATTGAGCTTTCTCTACCGGGGGCTGCTGCGCAAAGCACTGACGGCGGCGATGACCAAGGCGCTGGACAACCTCTGCTCCCTGGCTGAGCAGCGGACGAACACCTCCCGAAGCCCGGCCGAGAAAACCGCAGCGCACCTGCACCTTGTATGA
- a CDS encoding TetR family transcriptional regulator, which produces MIKKRLGREESQQVTRDRLFDTAIDLMIKKGFHAASVNTISEEAGYSKGAFFSNFSSKADLLLQLAQRFKRVEIDRLGSTLAAGYSSEQLTQGLNAYIDTLKDNANCAILDVELQLIALRDAEFSPLYNDLHEENSIALGKLITIIFNHAGKKPPMENATLAKTFTALSEGLILQGHKDPAAEIKLVLNSLIQTAEPL; this is translated from the coding sequence GTGATTAAAAAGAGACTAGGTCGAGAGGAAAGCCAGCAAGTAACCAGAGACAGATTATTCGATACGGCCATTGATCTGATGATCAAGAAAGGCTTTCACGCGGCCAGCGTGAACACCATTTCCGAGGAGGCTGGTTATTCGAAAGGGGCATTTTTCTCCAACTTTTCAAGTAAGGCCGACCTGTTGTTGCAATTGGCGCAGCGGTTCAAGCGGGTGGAAATCGATCGGTTGGGCTCGACCCTGGCGGCCGGCTATTCGTCCGAGCAGTTGACGCAGGGCCTGAATGCCTACATCGACACCCTGAAAGATAACGCCAATTGCGCGATCCTTGACGTCGAGTTGCAATTGATTGCACTGCGCGATGCCGAGTTTTCACCGCTCTACAATGACCTGCATGAAGAAAACAGCATTGCCTTGGGCAAGCTGATTACCATCATCTTCAATCATGCGGGCAAGAAACCGCCGATGGAAAATGCCACGCTTGCAAAGACCTTCACTGCCTTGTCGGAAGGTTTGATATTGCAAGGGCATAAAGATCCGGCAGCGGAAATCAAGTTGGTGTTGAATTCGCTGATTCAAACAGCCGAACCGCTCTAG
- a CDS encoding AMP-dependent synthetase, with translation MKSLSSKEGFLHRFVGFSESFPDQIAIKYLDAEEQTVTYRQLRNMAQGCNGVLKALDVVPGDNVALVLPNSVAFIAYYLAIIGRGAVPVILNHKLTPFEMSNVIGLAGPTLVVTTAALAVQHSELFHPDSGIRHTLVLEVGDEPAAALPAHATAVAQVPHEAEPLMLPEDNPVVSVQFTYRGLGKPLAVAHRYLDLTQSSDGLHEQFHLQGVGSVHLVTLPLYAIFGLSVMMVFPLSIGATLLMTNTLLNRDLAEVLSEHQVSFACLVPDVIRYFNTRLAKRKGALLPMHPKLMVYSGGSHLPADEAEKLGKLLGCNAVLQGYGLTESMPVIVQSSIGQVHRGAMGRAISGVDLRVVDAEGRDVARGRIGELLIRGSMVIDGYLDADDANARFWRDGWFHTGDLVWQNEDGHVFFYCQRLRISKIKAQMVDLTEIESIALKHPGVTRAKAYIVPDNKEVNVLHLCVEGSADLTQNAIATLLSRYLSGFKLPRTIEIIALKEVAHAS, from the coding sequence ATGAAAAGCCTTTCCAGTAAAGAAGGTTTTCTGCATCGTTTTGTCGGTTTTTCGGAATCTTTCCCCGATCAGATAGCCATCAAGTATCTGGACGCGGAAGAACAGACCGTCACTTACCGTCAATTGCGAAACATGGCACAGGGCTGTAATGGTGTGCTTAAAGCGCTCGATGTTGTCCCCGGCGATAACGTTGCGTTAGTGCTGCCCAATAGCGTGGCGTTCATCGCTTATTACCTGGCGATCATCGGTCGCGGCGCGGTGCCGGTCATCCTCAACCACAAGCTGACGCCGTTCGAGATGTCCAACGTCATCGGCCTGGCCGGGCCAACGCTGGTGGTCACGACTGCCGCGCTGGCGGTGCAGCACAGCGAGCTGTTCCACCCGGACTCCGGCATCCGCCATACCTTGGTGCTGGAGGTGGGGGACGAGCCGGCGGCGGCGCTGCCAGCCCATGCGACTGCCGTCGCTCAGGTGCCGCACGAGGCCGAACCCCTGATGTTGCCCGAGGACAACCCGGTGGTCTCGGTGCAGTTCACTTATCGGGGCCTGGGCAAGCCCCTGGCCGTGGCCCACCGCTATCTCGACCTGACGCAATCGAGCGACGGGCTGCACGAGCAATTCCATCTGCAAGGCGTCGGGTCGGTCCATCTGGTGACGCTGCCGCTCTACGCCATTTTCGGGTTGTCCGTGATGATGGTGTTTCCGTTGAGCATCGGCGCCACCCTGCTGATGACCAACACGCTGCTTAACCGCGACCTGGCTGAAGTCCTGTCCGAACATCAGGTCAGCTTCGCCTGCCTGGTGCCCGACGTCATCCGCTACTTCAACACGCGCCTGGCCAAGCGCAAGGGCGCGCTGTTGCCGATGCACCCGAAATTGATGGTCTATTCCGGCGGCAGCCACCTGCCGGCCGACGAAGCCGAGAAGCTGGGCAAGTTGCTCGGCTGCAACGCAGTGCTGCAGGGCTATGGCTTGACCGAAAGCATGCCGGTGATCGTCCAGAGCTCGATTGGCCAAGTCCACCGCGGTGCCATGGGACGCGCGATCAGCGGTGTGGACCTGCGAGTCGTCGACGCCGAGGGCCGTGACGTTGCCCGCGGACGCATCGGGGAACTGCTGATCCGCGGTTCGATGGTGATCGACGGTTACCTGGATGCCGATGACGCCAACGCCCGGTTCTGGCGTGATGGCTGGTTCCACACCGGAGACCTGGTGTGGCAGAACGAAGACGGCCATGTGTTCTTTTATTGCCAGCGCCTGCGGATCTCGAAGATCAAGGCGCAAATGGTCGACCTGACGGAAATCGAATCCATCGCCCTGAAACACCCTGGCGTAACGCGCGCCAAGGCCTACATCGTCCCGGACAACAAGGAAGTGAACGTCTTGCATCTGTGCGTGGAAGGCAGTGCCGACCTGACCCAGAACGCGATCGCCACCCTGCTTTCGCGCTACCTGTCGGGCTTCAAGCTGCCCAGGACCATCGAAATCATCGCGCTCAAGGAAGTGGCTCATGCAAGCTGA